One region of Armigeres subalbatus isolate Guangzhou_Male chromosome 3, GZ_Asu_2, whole genome shotgun sequence genomic DNA includes:
- the LOC134227602 gene encoding uncharacterized protein LOC134227602 produces the protein MNMDKLSSKYKYLGGLPIECYRNISPRILIGIDNCRLGHALNSREGREGEPVASRTRLGWIVYGPCSTAAGSPSKSYSAYHSFHICSCREHSDEDLHKAVKDYFSLESIGVLNLKKELLSKDDDRAIHILESQTKLKGNRYETGLLWKYEDVRLPNNKQMAMKRLICLEKRLSKDPDLAKAFIEKLRDYEQKGYIKRLSHAETQPRHPRSWYLPIFPVQNPNKPGKLRIVWDAAASVNGVSLNSALLTGPDLLVSIVEVLYKFREFRIAVAGDIVEMFHQVLMNENDQQSLKFLWRKCEQNREPDVYVMTVMIFGASCSPSSAQFVKNRNAQRFENEFPSAVEAILHEHYVDDILTSVETEVEAEKLAKEVEYIHGQAGFKIHNWLSNSRNVLTSLGSEVRNERSLHTTDEYATDKVLGMWWCTATDMLTFKVSLRHDSDLLSGRAVPTKRQVLSTLMRIYDPLGLIANFLMFLKILLQEIWRSGVSWDEPIGNKEWNKWQLWLTVLPRIESVQIPRCYRNHTTATESNNIQLHVFVDASENGYAAVAYLRFEEKDSIECALIGSKTRVAPLRFVSIPRLELQAAVIGVRLARCIADSHKLKPSQRFLWSDSRDVICWLNSDHRRYSQFVGCRIGEILEFSEASEWNWISTKINVADDATKWQRLPNLSSNGRWFRGPSFLWEKKEKWPIIKSDPGSTALELRTHTLHHTCQQPIIDVNKFSRWNRLVRHVAYVRRFPMNVRRQLMKKMLITGPLEQEELAKAENYIFKTVQADAFSEEIKILREAAREPWRNKRSLPKHSALYKLSPHFDNEEIIRMDGRIDACEFAKGDAKHPILLPKCHHVTDLILSDMHVKFCHLNHQTALNEVRQKYYVPCLRTIYKRVRNRCQLCRIRNAQPQPPMMGELPPMRLKAFTRPFSFIGIDYFGPMLVTVGRRVEKRWGVLITCMTVRAIHIEIAHSLSTDSCIIAIRNFIARRGMPLEIISDCGTNFIGASRELKDAMLKIDQNKLTESFVSAQTKWSFNPPASPHFGGCWERLIQSVKKTLQQIKPKRTPSDELLRNMLTEIEAIINARPLTEVPLEHEEASPLTPNHILIGSSNGSKPPIAFNDSAAVVIRSWKMSQVYANEFWRRWVVEYLPTLTRRTKWFQPVKPLAEGDVVVVVDHNLPRNTWPKGRVVGVTVSKDGQVRRASVQTANGILERPAVKLAILDVGSIESKSD, from the coding sequence ATGAATATGGACAAGCTGTCATCAAAGTATAAGTATCTAGGCGGGCTGCCTATTGAGTGTTATCGAAACATCTCTCCAAGAATACTCATCGGGATCGACAATTGTCGGCTGGGCCACGCGCTGAACAGTCGTGAAGGACGAGAAGGTGAACCTGTGGCAAGTCGGACGCGACTCGGATGGATAGTCTACGGACCGTGCTCAACAGCAGCGGGATCGCCGAGCAAGAGTTATTCGGCATATCATAGCTTTCACATCTGTTCTTGTAGGGAGCATAGCGACGAGGACCTGCATAAGGCAGTAAAAGATTATTTTTCCCTGGAAAGCATAGGGGTACTGAACCTAAAGAAAGAGCTGCTATCGAAGGATGACGATCGGGCGATTCATATCCTGGAATCACAAACCAAGCTAAAAGGGAACCGATACGAAACAGGATTACTGTGGAAGTACGAGGACGTGCGCTTGCCGAACAATAAACAAATGGCCATGAAGAGATTAATATGTCTTGAGAAAAGGTTATCAAAGGATCCGGATTTGGCGAAAGCATTCATTGAGAAGCTTCGTGACTACGAACAGAAGGGATACATCAAACGGCTGTCCCATGCGGAGACTCAACCCAGACACCCTCGATCATGGTATCTTCCCATATTTCCCGTGCAAAATCCAAATAAGCCCGGCAAGCTCCGCATAGTTTGGGATGCAGCCGCTTCAGTTAACGGCGTGTCGTTAAATTCCGCGCTATTGACGGGTCCGGATCTTCTGGTATCTATAGTGGAAGTACTTTACAAGTTCAGAGAATTTCGGATTGCCGTGGCCGGTGATATTGTCGAAATGTTCCATCAAGTATTGATGAATGAAAATGATCAACAATCTCTGAAGTTCCTGTGGAGAAAATGCGAACAGAACCGTGAACCGGACGTCTATGTCATGACGGTCATGATATTTGGGGCAAGCTGCTCACCGAGTAGTGCCCAGTTCGTAAAAAACCGCAATGCACAACGTTTCGAAAATGAGTTCCCAAGTGCGGTTGAAGCGATACTTCATGAGCATTATGTGGATGACATTCTCACCAGCGTCGAGACGGAAGTTGAAGCAGAGAAGTTAGCGAAGGAGGTGGAATACATTCATGGTCAAGCAGGATTCAAAATTCACAATTGGCTATCCAACTCCCGTAATGTATTGACAAGCTTGGGGTCGGAAGTCAGAAATGAGAGAAGTTTACACACAACAGATGAGTACGCAACGGATAAGGTACTTGGAATGTGGTGGTGTACCGCAACGGACATGCTGACTTTCAAAGTTTCACTTCGACATGACTCCGATCTTTTGTCAGGCCGAGCTGTTCCAACGAAGAGACAAGTGCTGAGCACATTAATGAGGATCTATGACCCATTGGGACTCATCGCAAATTTCCTGATGTTCCTGAAAATCTTGCTCCAAGAAATTTGGCGCTCCGGTGTATCGTGGGATGAACCTATAGGAAACAAGGAATGGAATAAATGGCAGTTATGGCTGACGGTCCTTCCAAGAATCGAGTCCGTTCAAATTCCTAGATGTTACCGGAACCACACAACAGCAACAGAGTCGAATAACATCCAACTCCATGTTTTTGTTGATGCGTCCGAAAATGGGTACGCAGCTGTTGCCTATCTACGTTTCGAGGAAAAAGATAGCATTGAGTGTGCACTAATCGGCTCGAAGACCCGAGTAGCACCGTTGCGATTCGTCTCAATTCCTCGTCTCGAACTACAGGCTGCAGTGATAGGAGTACGCCTCGCGCGTTGTATAGCGGATTCACATAAATTAAAGCCTTCACAGAGGTTCCTCTGGTCCGACTCGCGGGATGTTATCTGCTGGCTGAACTCAGACCATCGCAGGTACAGCCAATTCGTAGGATGCAGAATAGGGGAGATATTGGAGTTTTCGGAAGCTTCTGAATGGAACTGgatttcaacaaaaatcaaCGTGGCCGATGACGCAACGAAGTGGCAAAGACTCCCGAATCTTTCTTCTAACGGACGCTGGTTCCGAGGCCCATCTTTTCTCTGGGAAAAAAAGGAGAAGTGGCCTATTATTAAGTCTGATCCCGGATCAACAGCGCTAGAATTACGAACTCATACTTTGCACCATACATGCCAGCAACCCATAATTGACGTAAACAAATTCTCGCGATGGAATCGATTAGTGCGACATGTAGCTTACGTCAGGAGGTTCCCAATGAACGTTCGTCGGCAACTAATGAAGAAAATGCTGATTACTGGTCCACTCGAACAAGAAGAGCTAGCGAAAGCAGAGAACTACATATTCAAAACTGTCCAAGCGGATGCATTTTCGGAAGAAATAAAGATTCTTCGGGAAGCAGCTCGAGAACCGTGGAGGAACAAACGAAGTCTGCCCAAGCACAGTGCTCTGTACAAGCTAAGCCCACATTTCGATAACGAGGAGATAATCCGCATGGACGGGCGTATAGATGCTTGTGAATTCGCGAAAGGTGATGCCAAGCACCCGATCTTGCTTCCAAAATGCCATCACGTTACCGACCTAATTTTATCTGATATGCATGTAAAGTTTTGTCATCTAAACCACCAAACTGCCTTGAATGAAGTTCGGCAGAAGTACTATGTACCATGTCTTCGTACCATCTACAAACGCGTCCGTAACCGTTGCCAACTCTGCAGGATCAGGAACGCACAACCTCAACCGCCGATGATGGGAGAACTGCCACCGATGCGTCTGAAAGCGTTTACTAGACCATTCTCCTTCATCGgtatcgattattttggaccCATGCTTGTCACAGTAGGCCGCCGGGTAGAAAAACGTTGGGGTGTCCTGATTACCTGCATGACCGTCAGAGCAATCCACATAGAGATTGCCCACTCGTTGTCGACAGACTCCTGCATAATTGCCATACGAAACTTTATCGCGCGAAGAGGTATGCCACTGGAGATAATAAGCGATTGTGGGACCAATTTCATAGGTGCCAGTCGCGAGCTCAAGGACGCTATGCTGAAaattgaccagaacaagttaACAGAGAGCTTCGTCAGCGCCCAAACGAAATGGTCTTTCAATCCACCCGCTTCGCCACACTTCGGAGGATGCTGGGAAAGACTCATCCAGTCAGTTAAGAAGACGCTACAACAAATCAAGCCCAAACGAACGCCCTCCGATGAATTGCTTCGAAACATGCTAACCGAAATTGAAGCAATCATAAATGCAAGACCATTGACCGAAGTACCACTGGAACACGAAGAAGCCTCACCACTTACTCCTAATCACATCCTTATCGGATCATCAAACGGTTCCAAGCCCCCGATCGCGTTTAACGACAGTGCTGCCGTAGTGATACGCTCCTGGAAGATGTCCCAAGTGTACGCGAACGAATTCTGGCGACGTTGGGTCGTCGAGTATCTACCAACGCTAACTAGAAGAACGAAATGGTTCCAGCCTGTAAAGCCCTTAGCAGAAGGGGACGTCGTAGTCGTGGTAGACCACAACCTACCCAGGAACACGTGGCCGAAGGGACGAGTTGTTGGAGTCACTGTTTCTAAAGACGGTCAGGTCCGTCGAGCGTCTGTACAAACAGCTAACGGGATACTTGAGAGGCCAGCAGTTAAGTTGGCAATTCTGGACGTTGGTTCGATCGAGAGTAAGTCGGACTAG